The genomic region ACTGGTGAAGGAGGGAAATCGGACTAATTATGAAGAGGTTTTTCTAGATCGGTGTGAGCAGCTCAAGTCTCTGGACTGTCACCTCATCTACACAGTTCCCATTGCTATGGTTTATTCCACTAGAGCTACTGATCTGCGCGACATTTATGGTGATCCCCAAGTTTTACCAATGGTGATGGTGCGCACTCCTGAGGGGGAAGTTTATCAACCAGGGTTGAAAAGGTTAACCGAGGTAATTGGGAGACGAGTTCGGCAATTTGCACCCAATATATGTATGGAAACGGAAATTTTTGACAGTCCAGACACTTTGGAAAAACTTTGTTTAATGAGTGGAGGTCACGTCCGAAATCTATTACTATTGACCCAGGATGCCATTGGACGCACCCAATATTTACCCGTATCTGAAAGAGCAGTTCGACGAGCTATTACTCAAGCTAGGGATACCTACCGCCGTGCTGTAGAAAATCATCAATGGCCTTTGCTGGCAGAAGTATCCCGTTCCAAACGCATCCTTAATGATGATCAGTATCGCAATCTGATGTTTAATCGTTGTTTATTAGAATATCGCTATTTGGATAAAGAAGGGGAAATACAGCGCTGGTATGATATTCACCCGCTGATTCAGGGAATCCAGGAATTTAAAGAAGCTCTAGCAAACATTTTGTGAGTTTCAACGCCTGGTAGCAAAATCTATCTTTCCAGTTTTCTGGTTTTTGTTAGAATATGAACATGATTTGGAGGGCCAGGTAACTGGTCATGGGCCTATAGAGACTATTTTCGGAAATCTACAGGGTTTAAAATCCAGCCAACTAAGACAATTACAACGGCTGTATCATCAGCGCGTATCAGGTAATTTTATTACCACATCTGAGTTTGCTCAAAGGCTGGCTGCAATTAGTACAGAGATAAATCAACCTGTTTGTTCTTATATTAATCGCAAAGGAAAAGTAATCAGGGTTGGTGTGGGCACTGTGCGTCAAACTCAAATTCCTCCCATGGAAATTCCCCGCTATGGTGCAGAAAGACTAAGTGGAATTCGCTGCATAGCAACGAATCTCAAATCAGAACCTCCCCATGAAGCAGCACTGACAGCAATGCTGTTACAGCG from Cylindrospermopsis curvispora GIHE-G1 harbors:
- a CDS encoding ATP-binding protein — encoded protein: MSQNAELLKNLYNAFNPFQPLSAGDPNYVDCQDVRGEADILEELGNRIQLARGNTCQLYSGHRGAGKSTELLRLKKYLEERHFYVIYFAADEEDIDSEDAHYTDILLACTRRLLKDLQQIGNPQPVLNWLKERWQDLKDLALTEIHLEDMNIEMQITQFAKLTANLRAVPELRQQIREKVNPHTVTLIRVLNEFIGDAKKRLPSKQHQLAVIVDNLDRMILVKEGNRTNYEEVFLDRCEQLKSLDCHLIYTVPIAMVYSTRATDLRDIYGDPQVLPMVMVRTPEGEVYQPGLKRLTEVIGRRVRQFAPNICMETEIFDSPDTLEKLCLMSGGHVRNLLLLTQDAIGRTQYLPVSERAVRRAITQARDTYRRAVENHQWPLLAEVSRSKRILNDDQYRNLMFNRCLLEYRYLDKEGEIQRWYDIHPLIQGIQEFKEALANIL